In a genomic window of Agarivorans albus:
- the preA gene encoding NAD-dependent dihydropyrimidine dehydrogenase subunit PreA, with translation MADLSIEFAGIKSPNPFWLASAPPTDKAYNVERAYEAGWGGVVWKTLGEDPAAVNVSSRYSAIYDHNGEVAGFNNIELITDRSLEVNLREIEAVKKSWPDRALVVSLMVPCEEEAWKEIVKQVEQTGADGLELNFGCPHGMPERGMGAAVGQVPEYVEMVTRWCKTYSSMPVIVKLTPNITDIRFSAQAAKRGGADAVSLINTINSITGIDLDQMAARPIVDGKSTHGGYCGPAVKPIALNMVSEIARDPETAGLPISGIGGIGNWRDAAEFISLGSGSVQVCTAAMIYGFRIVEEMKSGLSNWMDSKGYEKITDFQGLAVPNTTDWKYLNMNYKVVADIDEDKCIGCGRCYIACEDTSHQAINKTERADGSVAFEVIEDKCVGCNLCQITCPVEQCIKMEQKEAEKPYMNWTQDPRNPYKDAS, from the coding sequence ATGGCTGACTTATCAATAGAATTTGCAGGAATTAAATCTCCAAACCCATTTTGGCTAGCGTCTGCTCCGCCAACAGACAAGGCTTACAATGTGGAACGAGCCTATGAAGCTGGCTGGGGTGGAGTGGTGTGGAAAACACTAGGCGAAGACCCTGCCGCGGTAAATGTTTCCTCTCGTTATTCGGCGATTTACGACCACAATGGCGAAGTGGCAGGCTTTAACAACATCGAGTTAATAACCGATCGCAGCTTAGAAGTTAACTTACGTGAAATTGAAGCGGTTAAAAAAAGCTGGCCAGATAGGGCGCTAGTGGTATCGCTAATGGTGCCCTGTGAAGAAGAAGCCTGGAAGGAAATTGTAAAACAAGTTGAGCAAACAGGAGCCGATGGTTTAGAGCTTAACTTTGGTTGTCCTCATGGGATGCCCGAGCGAGGCATGGGTGCAGCGGTAGGACAAGTGCCAGAATACGTAGAAATGGTCACTCGCTGGTGCAAAACCTACAGTAGCATGCCGGTTATCGTAAAACTCACACCTAATATTACCGATATTCGTTTTTCCGCTCAGGCGGCAAAACGAGGTGGCGCCGACGCGGTATCGCTGATTAACACCATTAACTCGATTACTGGTATTGATTTGGACCAAATGGCCGCCAGACCGATTGTAGATGGTAAAAGTACTCATGGTGGTTATTGTGGCCCAGCTGTTAAGCCGATTGCCTTAAACATGGTGAGCGAGATTGCTCGTGATCCGGAAACCGCGGGCTTACCCATCTCGGGGATTGGTGGTATTGGTAATTGGCGCGATGCCGCAGAGTTTATTTCTTTGGGGTCGGGCTCGGTGCAAGTGTGTACCGCAGCGATGATCTACGGATTTAGAATTGTTGAAGAGATGAAGTCGGGTTTATCTAATTGGATGGACAGCAAGGGTTATGAAAAAATCACTGACTTCCAAGGCCTAGCAGTTCCCAATACTACCGACTGGAAGTACCTCAATATGAACTACAAGGTTGTAGCCGATATTGACGAAGATAAATGCATTGGCTGTGGTCGCTGCTATATTGCCTGTGAAGATACCTCTCACCAAGCCATCAATAAAACAGAACGCGCCGATGGCAGTGTTGCGTTTGAAGTAATTGAAGATAAATGTGTTGGCTGTAACCTTTGCCAAATCACCTGCCCAGTTGAGCAGTGTATTAAGATGGAGCAAAAGGAGGCCGAGAAGCCTTACATGAACTGGACGCAAGACCCGCGTAACCCCTATAAAGATGCTTCATAA